The Acetomicrobium sp. S15 = DSM 107314 sequence GAATTTGAGGCAGCTGTAAAAGCAGCCCTCGACGCCGGGCTTACGCGCCTTTACGGGACACATCAGCGTTAAGTTCGGGCACAAACCTCACAAAACGCTCCCACAATAAAAACACAACCACCGAACACGCCAAGATCGCCAAAGCGAGCAACCGCAGCGCCCACTCTTCTCCCACAAGCGATGCTAAATACCCGACCAAGAGGGGAGATAGGAACCATCCGGCATCCATGAAAAACCAGCCCAAGGCCGTCCCTTTGGGGCGCAAGCGCGGAGGGGTGAGATCTGAGATCAAAGCGAGATGAACGGGAAAACCGAAACCCAACCCTAGCCCGAAAAGGCTTCCCAAAACCAAGAGTTCCAAGTCGCTATCAGCCTCTATGGCCGCCAAAATCACTATAGCCATCAATATGGTCACAGGAGCCGCCATCCTCCTGCGATCCCATCTGTCGAGAATCCTCCCTCCTAAACCCCTGAGGACCAGACAGACGAGGGCATTGGCCCAAAGGAAGGCAGCCGGGTTCAACCCTTTTTCGGAGAAGAAACCGCTCAGGGAGAGGAAAAAGGCGTTGGCCAGGGCGAAAAGCAGTGTAGATACGACCAACAGGTGTACGCCCTTAAGACAAAACAGCTCTCTCCAGCTCCCCCATTCTATCTTAGGCACGTCTACGCCCTCCGACGGCATTTTGAGCAGTAGTCCCAAAACTATGCAGCAGAGCGCTGCGACTGGGGAAATAAAAAAGTATAGCTCCACAAAACCCTTTCGGAGAAACCATCCACCTAAAGGGCTCAACGTGGCCAAAGGGAGTATGGTCAACACCGTTATCCAGCCAAATCGCGACCCCCTGACGCTCTCGGAAAATATGAAAGATTGGTGCGTCGTAAGCCCCACCAAGTAGATCCCGTAGCCGACCCCGCCTATAACCCTGTAAAAGATCATGTAAGGGACAGAGGGGAGCGAAAAAAAGACGCCCAAAGCCCCAAAGAGCGATATGATCCCTGCAACGAGAAGCGTCTTGCGCAATCCAAAACGCTCAAGCACCCAACCGCCAAAGGGACGTATAAAGGTGGTACCTATGTAAAAAGAAGCCAAAACCCAGCCGGAAACGCGCAGCGAAAGACCGACGCTGCTCAAGTAGACAGAGAGCAAAAAGAATATATTAGAATACGCATAAATAAAATAAGTGGCCCACAGGGAGATGGAAAATTGGCTGCTCATGTCTTCGCTTTAACTAAATCGACGCAGCGCTCGCTTAAGGCCATCGAGAGGGAGAGCGTTAACTACGTCCTTAGCTTCGAGCCATCCTCGCCGAGCCTGGTTTATGCCGTAGCGCATGAAACTCAGGTCTCCGATTGCGTGAGCATCGGTTGAGATGGCCACCCGGACACCCGCTTCTTTGGCGAGCCTGCACGCCTCATCCGTGAGGTCTAATCTGTCGGGGTGAGCGTTGAGCTCCAAGATGCAGCCGCGCTCCTTGGCGGCTTCAACTAGGCGCTCCATGTCGACATCG is a genomic window containing:
- a CDS encoding MFS transporter, with translation MSSQFSISLWATYFIYAYSNIFFLLSVYLSSVGLSLRVSGWVLASFYIGTTFIRPFGGWVLERFGLRKTLLVAGIISLFGALGVFFSLPSVPYMIFYRVIGGVGYGIYLVGLTTHQSFIFSESVRGSRFGWITVLTILPLATLSPLGGWFLRKGFVELYFFISPVAALCCIVLGLLLKMPSEGVDVPKIEWGSWRELFCLKGVHLLVVSTLLFALANAFFLSLSGFFSEKGLNPAAFLWANALVCLVLRGLGGRILDRWDRRRMAAPVTILMAIVILAAIEADSDLELLVLGSLFGLGLGFGFPVHLALISDLTPPRLRPKGTALGWFFMDAGWFLSPLLVGYLASLVGEEWALRLLALAILACSVVVFLLWERFVRFVPELNADVSRKGA